The following proteins are co-located in the Culex pipiens pallens isolate TS unplaced genomic scaffold, TS_CPP_V2 Cpp_Un0187, whole genome shotgun sequence genome:
- the LOC120432038 gene encoding uncharacterized protein LOC120432038 has translation MSAPRSPDGRKVRDPNDIWQPDQLPPSKMRRKQTANTAVQKSPPTCPHCLSTFASSNNLKRHIIEVHKLKPLLNSSVLKAKECGSVEMAEIVDAHVHGESTINYNGSEHQEQDYIKQEQEEHFDSNAVVEDDFIGDTEENECSNDAGEQYFCELCQVHFTSANALRQHVSEHFLNVGIEGQMPLQKDDNHGTSTDSRSSTNSSESSSTSENES, from the exons atgtccgcgccacg GTCCCCGGATGGAAGAAAAGTTCGGGATCCCAACGACATTTGGCAGCCGGACCAGCTACCTCCGAGCAAAATGAGACGAAAGCAGACAG CGAATACAGCAGTTCAGAAAAGTCCGCCGACTTGCCCGCACTGTCTCTCAACTTTTGCAAGCAGTAATAACCTTAAACGGCACATCATAGAAGTACACAAACTGAAACCACTGTTGAACAGCAGCGTTTTGAAAGCGAAGGAATGTGGCTCGGTCGAGATGGCGGAGATCGTTGATGCCCACGTACACGGTGAAAGCACCATCAATTATAACGGCTCTGAACATCAAGAACAGGATTACATAAAGCAAGAACAGGAAGA GCATTTTGATTCAAATGCAGTTGTTGAGGATGATTTTATAGGAGATACCGAGGAAAATGAATGTTCAAACGATGCCGGAGAACAGTATTTCTGCGAGCTATGTCAAGTACATTTTACGTCGGCCAACGCTTTACGGCAGCACGTTTCCGAACACTTTTTGAATGTTGGAATCGAAGGCCAAATGCCACTTCAAAAGGATGATAATCATGGAACTTCAACCGACTCCAGAAGTTCAACTAACAGTTCTGAAAGCAGCAGTACCTCCGAGAACGAGTCATGA